From Osmerus eperlanus chromosome 28, fOsmEpe2.1, whole genome shotgun sequence, the proteins below share one genomic window:
- the LOC134015178 gene encoding alpha-(1,3)-fucosyltransferase 7, translating to MRTSKLLSFTFLLGISMLVVHHKLLGGPRRAPPPRNVTVLLWHWPFGRSYSLRGDVCWDSYGIPRCVLTDNTSLFASADVVVFHHHELRTGRSALPLGLPRRPSQRWVWLSLEPPAINGDLSPYNGLFNWTMSYRRDADIFMPYGKTVRLNNTGSYVIPKKSSCLGSWVVSNYKSDHVRSRLYQDLRKLIPIEVYGRWQNKPLAGQNLLPTIGRCHFYLAFENSIATDYISEKLWRNALQAGAVPVVLGPPRATYEALAPPGSFIHVNDFKSTAELASYLQHLASDRKAYQAFFKWHQTHGIKTYTDWRERLCNICGNYEPPAMKVYHDLESWASS from the coding sequence ATGCGGACCTCCAAGCTCTTGTCCTTCACCTTCCTCCTCGGCATCTCCATGCTGGTGGTCCACCATAAGCTGCTGGGCGGACCTAGACGAGCGCCCCCCCCGAGGAACGTCACCGTCCTGCTGTGGCACTGGCCCTTCGGACGCTCCTACAGCCTCCGGGGGGACGTGTGCTGGGACTCTTACGGCATTCCTCGCTGCGTCCTCACCGACAACACTTCCCTGTTCGCCTCCGCCGACGTGGTGGTCTTCCACCACCACGAGCTGCGCACTGGCCGCTCCGCCCTGCCCCTCGGACTCCCGCGCCGGCCCTCGCAGCGCTGGGTCTGGCTCTCGCTGGAGCCGCCCGCCATCAACGGAGATCTGAGCCCCTACAACGGTCTGTTCAACTGGACCATGAGCTACCGCCGCGACGCTGATATATTCATGCCCTACGGCAAGACAGTCCGACTGAACAACACCGGCAGCTATGTGATCCCAAAGAAGAGCTCCTGCCTGGGTAGCTGGGTAGTGAGTAACTACAAGTCTGACCATGTTAGGTCCAGACTGTACCAGGACTTGAGGAAGTTGATCCCTATTGAGGTCTACGGCCGCTGGCAAAACAAACCCCTAGCAGGACAGAACCTGTTACCCACCATCGGACGCTGTCACTTCTACCTGGCGTTTGAGAACTCGATAGCCACAGACTACATCAGTGAGAAGCTGTGGAGGAACGCCCTCCAGGCAGGGGCTGTCCCGGTGGTGCTGGGCCCCCCTCGAGCAACCTACGaggccctggccccccctggctCCTTCATCCATGTGAATGACTTCAAAAGCACTGCAGAGCTGGCTAGCTACCTACAGCACCTGGCATCAGACAGGAAGGCCTATCAGGCTTTCTTCAAGTGGCACCAGACCCACGGCATTAAGACCTACACGGACTGGAGagaaaggctgtgcaacatctGCGGGAACTACGAGCCGCCTGCCATGAAGGTTTACCACGATCTGGAAAGCTGGGCCAGCAGTTAA